A DNA window from Ostrea edulis chromosome 5, xbOstEdul1.1, whole genome shotgun sequence contains the following coding sequences:
- the LOC125651962 gene encoding differentially expressed in FDCP 6-like — protein sequence MEATKMAESEPSSSRTNSLNTSSSHNDENHTHVELKGYLWKRTKLSRKWKKQWFLLRNSDLFYGNTPETAVKTIPLSNAEISETDIDKKDHAFRIKPKDNGRTFYIQAQNENIQNDWMQAICFAKAAGHQGDISQACTIQ from the exons ATGGAAGCAACAAAAATGGCAGAGTCTGAACCGTCAAGTAGTAGGACGAACAGTTTAAATACATCCAGTAGTCACAACGACGAAAATCACACACATGTTGAATTGAAAGGTTATTTGTGGAAGAGAACGAAGTTATCAAGAAAGTGGAAGAAACAATGGTTTTTACTGagaaattctgatttattttacGGGAATACACCTGAG ACTGCAGTAAAGACTATCCCGCTATCTAATGCTGAAATCTCAGAAACAGACATAGACAAGAAAGACCACGCCTTTAGGATAAAACCGAAGGACAATGGTCGTACCTTCTACATTCAggcacagaatgaaaatattcagaATGATTGGATGCAAGCAATTTGCTTTGCAAAGGCAGCAGGGCATCAAGGGGATATATCTCAGGCATGTACGATACAGTGA